One segment of Panicum virgatum strain AP13 chromosome 1K, P.virgatum_v5, whole genome shotgun sequence DNA contains the following:
- the LOC120710641 gene encoding NAC domain-containing protein 7-like gives MDTFSHVPPGFRFHPTDEELVDYYLRKKVASNKIDLDVIKDIDLYKIEPWDLQEKCKIGMEEQNEWYFFSHKDKKYPTGTRTNRATTAGFWKATGRDKPIYTKNCLVGMRKTLVFYRGRAPNGQKSDWIMHEYRLETAENGTTPEEGWVVCRVFKKRVATVRRMADGAPCWFDDHVAGFMPDLGSPRQLMMQHHHHPSTSAAAAAYGGQQQLYHCKPELEYHHLLPSQEAAFLQQLPQLESPKPPAYIAQGSSSLQSSDEASIRYTAAQQPDIEAAYMAAAGDDDSVTDWRVLDKFVASQLFSHGDGTTKEAAYSNPTQVFQAGRNKQREEALDYASTSANGGGGGSEADMWK, from the exons ATGGACACTTTCTCCCATGTGCCCCCTGGATTCCGTTTCCACCCCACCGACGAGGAACTCGTCGACTACTACCTGAGGAAGAAGGTGGCGTCGAACAAGATCGACCTCGACGTCATAAAAGACATCGATCTGTACAAAATTGAGCCTTGGGATCTCCAAG AGAAGTGCAAGATCGGAATGGAGGAGCAGAACGAGTGGTACTTCTTCAGCCACAAGGACAAGAAGTACCCGACGGGCACCCGCACCAACCGGGCGACCACCGCCGGGTTCTGGAAGGCGACGGGGCGGGACAAGCCCATCTACACCAAGAACTGCCTCGTCGGGATGAGGAAGACGCTCGTCTTCTACCGCGGCCGCGCGCCCAACGGCCAGAAGTCCGACTGGATCATGCACGAGTACCGCCTCGAGACCGCCGAGAACGGGACCACCCCT GAGGAAGGATGGGTGGTCTGCCGGGTGTTCAAGAAGCGAGTGGCGACCGTGCGGAGGATGGCCGACGGCGCGCCGTGCTGGTTCGACGACCACGTCGCCGGCTTCATGCCGGACCTCGGCTCGCCGAGGCAGCTGATGAtgcaacaccaccaccacccgagcacatcggcggcggcggcggcgtacggcggccaGCAGCAGCTCTACCACTGCAAGCCGGAGCTGGAGTACCATCACCTCCTGCCCAGCCAGGAGGCAGCCTTCCTGCAGCAGCTTCCTCAGCTGGAGAGCCCCAAGCCTCCCGCCTACATCGCCCAAGGGAGCTCCAGCCTCCAGTCCTCCGACGAGGCCTCCATCAGGTACACCGCCGCGCAGCAACCAGACATTGAGGCCGCCTACATGGCCGCCGCAGGCGACGACGACTCGGTCACCGATTGGAGGGTGCTCGACAAGTTCGTCGCGTCTCAGTTGTTCAGCCACGGCGATGGCACCACGAAAGAGGCCGCTTACTCCAACCCCACCCAGGTGTTTCAGGCCGGAAGGAACAAGCAGAGAGAAGAGGCGCTGGACTATGCCTCCACGTCTGCcaatggtggtggcggcggcagcgaggctGATATGTGGAAATAG
- the LOC120710687 gene encoding auxin-responsive protein SAUR36-like, giving the protein MPTRRRGGFRLGRKLLSVWRWALCHRRRGRGRGYLRLRPCQGGGGSDGGRSPLLAAATVCAARKHQQQLVAGARDDGYASSPRMLTWGRSLARRMRLLRRGGGGREDRLLEDAAAEATTPKGQVAVYVGGAEPGGESMRYVVPVVYFNHPLFGELLREAEEEFGFEHPGGITIPCAASRFERAAAVAAAGGGGKKVPCWW; this is encoded by the coding sequence ATGCCGACGAGGCGGCGCGGGGGGTTCAGGCTCGGCCGGAAGCTGCTCAGCGTCTGGCGCTGGGCGCtctgccaccgccggcgcggccgcggccgtgggTACCTCCGCCTGCGGCCGTGCCAGGGAGGCGGTggcagcgacggcggcaggTCGCCCCTGCTGGCGGCCGCCACGGTGTGCGCCGCCAGGAAGCACCAGCAGCAGTTGGTGGCGGGGGCGCGCGACGACGGGtacgcctcctcgccgcggatGCTGACGTGGGGGCGGTCGCTGGCGCGGCGGATGAGGCTCCtgcggcggggtggcggcgggaggGAGGACCGGCTGctggaggacgcggcggcggaggccaccACGCCCAAGGGGCAGGTGGCGGTGTACGTGGGCGGCGCCGAACCCGGGGGCGAGTCGATGCGGTACGTGGTCCCCGTGGTGTACTTCAACCACCCGCTGTTCGGGGAGCTGCTGCGCGAGGCCGAGGAGGAGTTCGGCTTCGAGCACCCCGGCGGGATCACCATCCCGTGCGCGGCCTCGCGGttcgagcgcgccgccgccgtggccgccgcgggcggcggcggcaagaagGTTCCCTGCTGGtggtag
- the LOC120710783 gene encoding plasmodesmata-located protein 8-like → MYPMISSLPAVLLLLHVCVAPAANAAPGTFVYAGCSPSRYAPNTAFESNLNSLLASMASAASSGATYSSFTSGDGREEAVAAAADGAAGPAPAASSAAYGLYQCRGGLRPGECVSCVRDTVARLGAVCANARAASLQSDGCLVRYGARDLAGRAVDTSVAPYRRCSAGESGDAGFLSARGAVLAELQRGVEATTGAYKVSASGPVRGVAQCVGGIPAGQCAACVSQAVAQLGGTCGAALAADVYLAQCSVRYWAADSNNYRSSQDNSGDDVGRTVAIIIGIMAGLALLVVFISFLRKACS, encoded by the exons ATGTATCCGATGATCAGCAGCCTCCCGgcagtcctcctcctcctgcacgTCTGCGTCGCGCCGGCGGCCAACGCCGCGCCGGGCACGTTCGTGTACGCCGGGTGCTCGCCGTCCAGGTACGCGCCCAACACGGCCTTCGAGAGCAACCTCAACTCCCTCCTCGCCTCCATGGCTTCCGCCGCGTCCTCCGGCGCCACCTACAGCAGCTTCACCTCTGGCGACGGACGGGAGGAGGCagtggccgccgcggccgatgGCGCGGCGggccccgcgccggcggcgtcgtcTGCCGCCTACGGCCTGTACCAGTgccgcggcggcctgcgcccCGGCGAGTGCGTGTCGTGCGTGCGCGACACGGTGGCGCGGCTCGGCGCCGTGTGCGCCAacgcgcgcgcggcgtcgcTGCAGTCGGACGGGTGCCTCGTGCGGTACGGCGcccgcgacctcgccggccgcgccgtcgACACCTCCGTGGCGCCGTACCGCCGGTGCAGCGCCGGCGAGAGCGGCGACGCCGGGTTCCTGAGCGCCCGCGGCGCCGTCCTGGCGGAGCTGCAGCGGGGCGTGGAGGCCACCACGGGCGCGTACAAGGTGAGCGCGTCGGGCCCCGTGCGCGGCGTCGCGCAGTGCGTCGGCGGCATCCCGGCGGGCCAATGCGCCGCGTGCGTGTCGCAGGCGGTGGCGCAGCTCGGGGGCACGTgcggcgccgcgctcgccgccgacgtGTACCTGGCGCAGTGCTCCGTGAGGTACTGGGCGGCGGACAGCAACAACTACCGATCGTCGCAAG ATAATTCGGGAGATGACGTTGGGAGGACCGTGGCAATAATAATCGGTATCATGGCTGGGCTAGCGCTCCTCGTGGTGTTCATCTCCTTCCTCAGAAAAGCTTGTAGTTGA